Part of the Sporomusa termitida genome, GTCGAACCAATGCATAGAGTATTGGTTTTTGCTCCATTTTGAGAATTTGCAGGCAGATATTGACAGGGAGCAATATAAGAAGAAATTAAGTCAACATTTGCGCAGACATGGATTAGGCGAATATCGGAAAAACCTTACTAATCTGTTTAGCCTGCTCAAACAATATGGTAATCTGGAGTTAGCCATTCGCTTTGCAGAAAACAGACTAAAAGAATTTGGTAAGCAGAAGCCATCAATGCAAAGGCCAGCTACCAAGGTGCATGAATTAGTGGTGGACCTACTGAAATATATACCGAAGTAATTTGATTTGCAAATCCGCCGGGACATGATATTATAATATTTAGTTTTAGTCATGTTTTATAAAGCATATGAATTGAAATGCTTGTATTTTGATTATTGTTTGTTGCGTTCATTATGAACGCAATTTTTTTTTAACAGTTCGCTTTAATAGCTTTTGATTGACAATAAATAGATGTGTGATAATGGTTTTAATTAAAAGTAAAGAATATAGAGTATCTTAAAACTAACAGGGGGAGATCAGAATTATACAAATGAAAACAAGATGGTTTACACTAACCGCTTCAACAGGTGCCTTATATTGATTTATCAAATTATTCGTGAAATCATTAAATAATCTTCTTCACATTTGTAAACACTCTGAGGCCACAGGGA contains:
- a CDS encoding RloB family protein, translating into MVYDQDDFPPERFDNTSYAADKLSKTGDIQYKTAWSNQCIEYWFLLHFENLQADIDREQYKKKLSQHLRRHGLGEYRKNLTNLFSLLKQYGNLELAIRFAENRLKEFGKQKPSMQRPATKVHELVVDLLKYIPK